The Hermetia illucens chromosome 2, iHerIll2.2.curated.20191125, whole genome shotgun sequence genomic interval GTTTGCGAAATCGTCAAATCGTTCTTTTCCAACAACAGATGGTTCTGATACCTGCCGTTCATTTGGTTTCCAAATTTGCTTTGAGAAGATATACTGTGTCGTTATCGCCAAAAGAGAAGATTGGTCAACAAATAACCGCGAGCCTTTtaagattacagacttaataattttcacTCAGAAGTGTTTTCAGAAACTGCGATTGTGGAGGTAACCCTACcattgccattttattggcagcataGGAATTTTTCGACAAAAGTCGTGGGATTATACCATTTGGATCCGCTCTGAGAGTTGGGTAGCgtcatcagcactaaatagcaacaataAATCAAACCGGTTGTTGTGGTGGCAACTCAGTTGTTGCTCAAATTTTAACCGACTGAACGGCCTGATGTTGGGGTCAGAGAACTCTAGTATTGATCGCTgttaatgaggaagctgacagactggctcgctaaGAGTCTGGAACCACAATGTCATCCACTGCCAAGTCTACTCGAACGGGTGAAttgtaaggattcacgcagccgaatggagaaatttgaacttttttaacagacgaaaatccttggGGGTGCCTTAGAGTGTTATTTGTCTTGTGGTCCTTGAGGAGGTGGGATATGAAAACCTTGCTCCTAAatctaccacatggaaaaattgGGGTAGTGGTCTCGGCTATATGCATTCTGAGTGGAAGGTGAGATGGTCCTATACTTCATATGCAACTGACCCACCTCTTCATATCTCAGAACAAGATACGACGACTAGGTTTCCTCAACGAAGATTCGGAAAAGTCAGTGAGCGTAGCaggcaggaaaccattgaacgGGGGTTCTCCAGGGATATTACAATGATTCTTCTTGGAACCCCCTCCCAAGGTTACACTAAACTAACTTCTTAAATAGAACTCTTTTGAACTAAGTGCACTTTACATACACTTCTGCAATATTGTTCCAcatttaagttaattttttcaaaatatctccTTCGATATTTAGGTGATTTACTAAACGAGATGATCTAGATCAATCAACTCTCATTGTGCAGCAAAAAAGTGAATTCACGCTCGAAATGAAGGTGATATCAACTTTTTTTCGTTGTTAGAAATCTATCTTCACTTCCGATTGCGTAACAACTATTTTATTGCAGAAAATTCGTCTCCATTCAAGAATATTTTTGCAATCAGATCTAATTTTTTATGCAACTAATTAAATATTTAGTCCGTTTTCAATTCACACATTTATAAGGCTGAAAACCTGTTTAATTATACATGATAGTGCAATCAATCACGCAAACCGAAAACGTATAAAAGAGAAGGTTTCTCACCGAAATGTATCATTCAGGAATCGTTTTCCCAGAATACCACCAACCCCAAAATGGTAAGAAAGCCCGGGATGAAGGAAAGGATAATTTCTAACTAGTGTCCTGTTTTTTTTAATACAGAAATTCATTGTCTTGGCTCTCGCTTTCATCGGTGCTGCTTCAGCCGGTTACGTCGCTCCTTTGGGAGGACTCGGTTATAGTGCTTGGGGACATGGTGCCACTGTTGCTCCACTTGCTGCCGCTGGATGGGGACATGCCGCCGTTACCCCAATCGCTGGTGCCTACCATGCTCCAGCTGTAACTGCTGCCCCAGTTGTTAGCGCCTATCATGCTGCCCCAGTTGCTGCCTACAGTGCTCCAGCTGTAGCTGCTTATGGACACGGAATCGCTGCCGGATATGCCGCTCCAGCCTGGGGATATGGTGGTCTCTGGAAGAAGAAGGCTGCTGCTTAAATTGTGATTGACCTGaccaatgaaataaaataagtaGAAATCAACAAATCCGTAGTTATGAGTACCTATGTGTCATTTCGTTTCaaagtttaattaatttaaacccTAAAGTGGTACGAGCTTTCCATTGATTCAACGAGCTGGTCGGCCTACAAACCAATTTAAAAAGTAGGTGAAGTTCTTTTTACCCATATTTGTCATAGTCgctatttttcaaatattcgcGCTTCTagccttcttcagcctttattctCCGCTTTCTTATCTAATTATGAAAGAAAGTTTACTTGAAAATATGGAGCAGAATTCATTGCTTCCTGAACTTTATTGTGACAATGCTAAAGACCTCCTGCTATTTACACAAGTAGCAACCAGCACTGGCCAATGAAGAAACTAAAGGTTTTACCTTGAAAACACCCAAACTGACATTTGTCACAGAGTAAGCACCTATACGACAAAAGTTAAAACGGAAACCAGAACGTAGACGTTTCCGGTATGAAAGGTCCAATGAACGTAAATATTGCTGGATCCAAAAGGTTAACCTAAGTAACATGCTCTTCTTTTGAGGTACAGAAGAAACTACAGTATCCCTCCTGTCCACCGTATCACCCCTACTTGcgaatcttttttttcaaaaatctgcTCAAACTGCATCTTCCTCCTTCGAATGCGGCTATCGAGTTTTTTGGCTCCGCACAAGCGGTCGGTACACCGTACCATCTAACACTACAAGTaaattagatttggagaaggaagtagTTCAACGA includes:
- the LOC119649253 gene encoding cuticle protein 12.5-like, translated to MKFIVLALAFIGAASAGYVAPLGGLGYSAWGHGATVAPLAAAGWGHAAVTPIAGAYHAPAVTAAPVVSAYHAAPVAAYSAPAVAAYGHGIAAGYAAPAWGYGGLWKKKAAA